The Desulfomicrobium escambiense DSM 10707 genome includes a region encoding these proteins:
- a CDS encoding phosphotransferase family protein: MEKLISEFLLEQGWVNDVPAISFLAAGEYNQNFRVRCGGRDMVFRINRGSQLGLDDQIGYEFRVLKCVAHSGVTPRPLRVHTDHAPFGGGVMLMEFLPGSALDYGRDLHKAARIFARIHALPPCPGLLAQEDPVAAIAAESLGLINRYPDHALTGERARLLDYHARIVRLGEDSRPLFAGDRPCVVNTEVNSGNFLIGPDGAFLVDWEKAVVSSRHQDLGHFLAPTTTLWRTETVIAPDRRRAFLAAYHADLDDAPPLEALDRLCAVMERVIVLRGLSWCFMAHHEYAHGMKPLTDPLTREKIGRYMRELDFFIASRA, translated from the coding sequence ATGGAAAAGCTGATCTCCGAGTTTCTGCTGGAACAGGGCTGGGTGAACGACGTTCCCGCAATCTCCTTCCTGGCCGCTGGCGAATACAACCAGAACTTCCGCGTGCGCTGCGGCGGCCGGGACATGGTCTTCCGCATCAACCGCGGCAGCCAGCTGGGCCTGGACGACCAGATCGGCTACGAGTTCCGAGTCCTTAAGTGCGTGGCCCACTCGGGCGTGACGCCGCGTCCCCTGCGCGTCCACACGGACCACGCGCCCTTCGGCGGCGGGGTCATGCTCATGGAGTTCCTGCCCGGCTCGGCGCTCGATTACGGCCGCGACCTGCACAAGGCTGCCCGGATCTTCGCCCGCATCCACGCCCTGCCGCCCTGCCCCGGCCTGCTCGCCCAGGAGGACCCCGTGGCGGCCATCGCGGCCGAAAGCCTCGGGCTCATCAACCGCTACCCGGACCACGCGCTGACCGGCGAGCGCGCGCGCCTGCTTGATTACCACGCACGCATCGTCCGCCTGGGCGAAGACAGCCGCCCGCTCTTCGCCGGGGACCGCCCGTGCGTGGTCAACACCGAGGTCAACTCCGGCAATTTCCTCATCGGGCCGGACGGCGCCTTTCTCGTGGACTGGGAAAAGGCCGTCGTCTCCAGCCGCCACCAGGACCTCGGCCACTTCCTGGCCCCGACGACCACGCTGTGGCGAACGGAAACCGTCATCGCCCCCGACCGGCGCCGGGCATTCCTGGCCGCCTACCACGCCGACCTGGACGACGCGCCGCCCCTGGAGGCCCTGGACCGCCTCTGCGCCGTCATGGAGCGGGTCATCGTCCTGCGCGGCCTGTCCTGGTGCTTCATGGCCCACCACGAGTACGCGCACGGCATGAAGCCCCTGACCGACCCGCTGACCAGGGAGAAGATCGGCCGCTACATGCGCGAACTGGATTTCTTCATCGCCTCCCGCGCCTGA
- the greA gene encoding transcription elongation factor GreA: MNRIPISVEGYKRLEKELDELKKERPAVIQAIKEAREEGDLRENAGYDAARERQGLLEARISHIESRMIRFDVIDIDTLQSDRAVFGATVTLEDMETGDQKTYTLLGPDEADHTKGTISIESPVGRALLGKREGDEISVQVPKGRVDYEVVSVTFQGTAGLK; encoded by the coding sequence ATGAACAGGATTCCCATTTCAGTCGAAGGCTACAAGCGCTTGGAAAAGGAACTGGACGAACTGAAGAAGGAACGGCCCGCCGTCATTCAGGCAATCAAGGAAGCCCGCGAGGAGGGCGACCTGCGCGAGAACGCGGGGTACGATGCGGCCCGCGAGCGCCAGGGCCTGCTTGAGGCCCGGATCAGCCACATCGAGTCGCGCATGATCCGCTTCGACGTCATCGACATCGACACACTGCAGAGCGACCGGGCCGTGTTCGGCGCCACCGTGACCCTCGAGGACATGGAGACGGGCGACCAGAAGACCTACACCCTGCTCGGCCCCGACGAGGCCGACCACACCAAGGGCACCATCTCCATCGAATCCCCCGTGGGCCGCGCCCTGCTCGGCAAGCGGGAGGGCGACGAGATTTCCGTGCAGGTCCCCAAAGGCCGCGTGGACTACGAGGTCGTCTCCGTGACCTTCCAGGGAACGGCCGGGCTCAAGTAG
- a CDS encoding PAS domain S-box protein, with amino-acid sequence MQGDSELSLKRRLAHFERAQRHARIGSFEHDMRTGQTFWSDEMYHLLGFEPGEVSPSLDHFLKLLVKESRARFLRKMRISAVTGRPFRIEIRYVLKTDSPRVAHIRAEFEADETGAMSIVSGTFQDVTRRRNTENALRRSEARYRSIFDHALEGISQTTPSGAFLSANSAMASILGFNSPEELMASIGNIDRDLYVDPEDRERYLDLLHEHGSIRGFQTRMKRKDGAVIWVSLNASLIRDAATGEPCLLGTMEDISRRKRFELALMESQKRFQNLLQRINFIAVTLDLGDRIVFANPYLQRLTGWHDAELLGRNWFEKLVPTDQGEAMRSVLEAASDTAPADPRESDAEILTRDGRRLLIRWNTVTETDIQGAVTGVTCMGVDITAIRKAGDTLARSALLHSMRLRIHEAAHATKDFSALMRSVHAILCEAIDAKNLITAILNTDRNSLEFPYWVDETTDIASASPRIENVDDPENRRLTLELMRGNIPNILSGEDMRALSDAGKLTVVGGVPRSWMGVPLTVRGAGIGALIVQNYATAKQYTRHDLDILLEVSEQIALAIERQRHDEFSQTAEEIIRDIPAGLFIYKYQDPDNLVLENANPVALRLIGRRLEEARGMLFTDIWPRGTMLETYLNCLRTKVRFNCDAHRYEDERIKGYFRLHAFALPGEKLAVAFDDVTERQRTQQALIRAKEAAESANRAKSEFLANISHEVRTPLNGIMGMLQLCLQSEAPPELAEYLRTALESSRNLLRVLNDVLDFTKVDAGKMELLEWVFDLDDLLGQAVNFFKALAMDKRIRLHLEKPPVLGRFVGDEGRLRQILFNLMGNALKFTDSGQVTLEAWPVGRTNGHERLLFAVRDQGIGIPPEKLDYIFESFTQVDGSYSRRYQGTGLGLPIVRRLVHLMGGNISVESVENEGTTIFFVLPLLRSEAMPASKAETAAPAGEVRPLHVLLVEDDVVNMTMARRMLEKMGHSVACARTGLEALDCLQVPGIDIVLMDIQMPDMDGMEATGIVRTDARFAPYARVPIIALTAHAMAGDEERFLSSGMDAYLSKPFDHTRLQALLHRFF; translated from the coding sequence ATGCAGGGCGACAGCGAACTCTCTCTCAAACGCCGTCTCGCCCACTTCGAACGCGCCCAGCGCCATGCGCGCATCGGGTCCTTCGAGCACGACATGCGTACGGGGCAGACCTTCTGGTCCGACGAGATGTATCACCTGCTTGGCTTCGAACCCGGCGAGGTCTCCCCGTCCCTGGACCATTTCCTGAAGCTCCTGGTCAAGGAGAGCCGGGCGCGCTTCCTGCGCAAGATGCGCATCAGCGCCGTCACCGGGCGCCCCTTCCGCATCGAGATCCGCTACGTCCTGAAGACCGATTCCCCGCGCGTGGCCCATATCAGGGCCGAATTCGAGGCGGATGAAACCGGGGCGATGAGCATCGTCTCCGGCACCTTCCAGGACGTGACCCGCCGGCGCAACACGGAAAACGCCCTACGCCGCAGCGAAGCCCGCTACCGCTCCATCTTCGACCACGCCCTGGAGGGCATTTCCCAGACCACTCCAAGCGGCGCCTTCCTGAGCGCCAACTCCGCCATGGCCTCGATCCTGGGCTTCAATAGCCCCGAGGAACTCATGGCCTCCATCGGCAACATCGACCGCGATCTCTACGTCGACCCCGAAGACCGCGAACGCTACCTCGACCTGCTGCACGAGCACGGGAGCATCCGCGGCTTCCAGACACGCATGAAGCGCAAGGACGGAGCGGTCATCTGGGTCTCCCTCAACGCGAGCCTCATCCGGGACGCGGCCACGGGCGAACCCTGCCTGCTCGGGACCATGGAGGACATCAGCCGGCGCAAGCGCTTCGAACTGGCCCTCATGGAGTCGCAAAAGCGCTTCCAGAACCTTCTGCAGCGGATCAACTTCATCGCCGTCACCCTGGACCTGGGTGACCGCATCGTCTTCGCCAACCCCTACCTGCAGCGCCTGACGGGCTGGCACGACGCGGAACTGCTCGGCCGCAACTGGTTCGAAAAGCTGGTGCCAACGGATCAGGGCGAAGCCATGCGCTCGGTCCTCGAAGCAGCCTCCGACACGGCGCCCGCCGATCCCCGCGAGTCCGACGCCGAGATCCTGACCCGCGATGGCAGGCGCCTGCTCATCCGCTGGAATACCGTGACCGAAACGGACATCCAGGGCGCGGTCACGGGCGTGACCTGCATGGGCGTGGACATCACGGCCATCCGCAAGGCCGGCGACACCCTGGCCCGCAGCGCCCTCCTGCACTCCATGCGCCTGCGCATCCACGAAGCGGCCCACGCCACGAAGGACTTCTCGGCCCTCATGCGCAGCGTGCACGCGATCCTGTGCGAGGCCATCGACGCCAAGAACCTCATCACGGCGATCCTCAACACCGACAGGAACTCCCTGGAATTCCCCTACTGGGTCGATGAAACGACCGACATCGCGAGCGCCTCCCCGCGCATCGAGAACGTGGACGACCCCGAAAACCGGCGCCTGACCCTCGAACTCATGCGCGGCAACATCCCCAACATCCTGAGCGGCGAGGACATGCGCGCCCTGTCCGACGCCGGAAAACTCACGGTCGTGGGCGGCGTCCCGCGAAGCTGGATGGGCGTCCCCCTTACGGTGCGCGGAGCGGGCATCGGCGCGCTCATCGTGCAGAACTACGCCACCGCGAAGCAGTACACCCGTCATGACCTGGACATCCTGCTCGAGGTTTCGGAGCAGATCGCCCTGGCCATTGAACGCCAGCGGCACGACGAGTTCTCCCAGACGGCCGAGGAGATCATCCGGGACATCCCCGCGGGCCTCTTCATCTACAAGTACCAGGATCCCGACAACCTCGTCCTGGAGAACGCCAACCCCGTGGCCCTGCGCCTCATCGGCCGGCGCCTGGAGGAGGCCCGGGGCATGCTCTTCACGGACATCTGGCCGCGCGGGACCATGCTCGAAACTTATCTGAACTGCCTGCGCACCAAGGTCCGTTTCAACTGCGACGCCCACCGCTACGAGGACGAGCGCATCAAGGGCTACTTCCGCCTCCACGCCTTCGCCCTGCCCGGCGAGAAGCTGGCCGTGGCCTTCGATGACGTGACGGAACGCCAGCGCACCCAGCAGGCCCTCATCCGGGCCAAGGAGGCGGCGGAATCGGCCAACCGGGCCAAGAGCGAATTTCTGGCCAACATCAGCCACGAGGTGCGCACGCCGCTGAACGGCATCATGGGCATGCTGCAGCTCTGCCTGCAGTCCGAAGCGCCCCCGGAGCTGGCGGAATACCTACGCACTGCCCTGGAGTCCTCGCGCAACCTGCTACGGGTGCTGAACGACGTCCTCGATTTCACCAAGGTCGACGCGGGCAAGATGGAGCTGCTGGAATGGGTGTTCGATCTGGACGATCTGCTGGGGCAGGCCGTGAATTTCTTCAAGGCCCTGGCCATGGACAAGAGGATACGCCTGCACCTGGAAAAGCCGCCGGTCCTCGGCCGTTTCGTCGGGGATGAGGGACGCCTGCGGCAGATTCTCTTCAACCTGATGGGCAACGCACTCAAGTTCACGGACTCAGGCCAAGTCACCCTCGAAGCCTGGCCCGTAGGCCGGACCAACGGTCACGAACGCCTGCTCTTCGCGGTCCGGGACCAGGGCATCGGCATTCCGCCGGAAAAGCTGGACTACATCTTCGAGTCCTTCACCCAGGTCGATGGCAGCTACTCGCGGCGCTACCAGGGCACCGGGCTGGGGCTGCCCATCGTGCGCAGGCTCGTGCACCTCATGGGCGGCAACATCTCCGTGGAGAGCGTCGAGAACGAAGGCACGACCATCTTCTTCGTCCTGCCCCTGCTGCGGTCCGAAGCCATGCCTGCCAGTAAGGCCGAAACCGCCGCCCCGGCCGGCGAGGTCCGCCCCCTGCACGTGCTGCTGGTGGAGGACGACGTGGTCAACATGACCATGGCCAGGCGCATGCTCGAAAAGATGGGCCACAGCGTCGCCTGCGCCCGCACGGGCCTGGAGGCCCTCGACTGCCTGCAGGTCCCCGGCATCGACATCGTGCTCATGGACATCCAGATGCCGGACATGGACGGCATGGAGGCCACGGGCATCGTCCGCACCGACGCCCGCTTCGCGCCCTACGCCCGGGTCCCGATCATCGCCCTGACGGCCCACGCCATGGCCGGTGACGAAGAGCGATTCCTGTCGTCCGGCATGGACGCCTACCTCTCCAAACCCTTCGACCACACCCGCCTGCAGGCGCTACTGCACCGCTTCTTCTGA
- a CDS encoding TIGR04282 family arsenosugar biosynthesis glycosyltransferase produces MRVLLFTRYPRPGAVKTRLGAVVGMDRAAALQTAFIRDELRMLQSLGVRVTVCCEPSTPTDAYRALFGPHHDYAAQRGADLGERMLGALHDALDTGEPGAVLIGSDLPDLPAGSIDKAFDALTQSALCLGPTPDGGFHLLGLAAPLPADVFAGVSWGGPHVLARTLDNCRRHGLPPILLDPWPDVDTVEDLADYARRNRDADSQTMACIRRFNLVPDAWKS; encoded by the coding sequence GTGCGCGTGCTGCTCTTCACCAGATACCCCCGCCCCGGGGCGGTCAAGACGCGGCTGGGCGCGGTCGTCGGCATGGACCGGGCCGCGGCCCTGCAGACCGCCTTCATCCGCGACGAACTGCGCATGCTCCAAAGCCTGGGGGTGCGCGTGACCGTCTGCTGCGAACCGTCGACGCCGACAGATGCATACCGGGCCCTTTTCGGGCCGCACCACGACTACGCCGCCCAGCGCGGGGCGGACCTGGGCGAACGGATGCTTGGCGCCCTGCACGACGCCCTGGACACGGGCGAACCTGGCGCCGTGCTCATCGGCAGCGATCTGCCGGACCTCCCGGCGGGCAGCATCGATAAGGCTTTCGACGCACTGACGCAGTCCGCCCTCTGCCTGGGCCCGACGCCCGACGGCGGCTTCCACCTCCTGGGGCTGGCCGCCCCGCTGCCGGCCGACGTTTTTGCCGGCGTTTCGTGGGGAGGCCCGCATGTCCTGGCCCGCACCCTGGACAACTGCCGCCGCCATGGGCTCCCACCAATCCTCCTCGACCCCTGGCCCGACGTGGACACGGTCGAGGATCTGGCCGACTATGCCCGGCGCAACCGCGACGCCGATTCGCAGACCATGGCCTGCATCCGCCGCTTCAACCTGGTGCCCGACGCATGGAAAAGCTGA
- a CDS encoding TIGR04283 family arsenosugar biosynthesis glycosyltransferase, translating to MKVSVVIPVFREGEIATLLADLLARPDAGALEIVVVDGAPGQDTLSRIPAHLAQNPRLSLLASPPGRAVQQNAGAGAARGDILLFLHADTRLPDNAFSLVRQCLADPALSGGAFSLGYAEASAGLAFIAAAANARSNFTRVPYGDQAIFLRRSVFRQLGGFPALPVMEDLELMTRLRRQGHAIRILAFPVRTSGRRQLREGLVRCTLRNLFLRLLYHLGVPAELLAGLYLRHGG from the coding sequence ATGAAGGTCTCCGTCGTCATCCCGGTCTTCAGGGAAGGGGAAATCGCCACGCTGCTGGCCGACCTCCTGGCCAGACCGGACGCCGGCGCCCTCGAAATCGTCGTGGTCGACGGCGCTCCCGGACAGGACACCCTGAGCCGCATCCCGGCCCATCTGGCCCAAAACCCTCGCCTGTCCCTCCTGGCCTCCCCTCCCGGTCGGGCCGTCCAGCAGAACGCCGGGGCCGGGGCCGCACGGGGCGACATCCTCCTTTTCCTCCACGCCGACACACGCCTCCCGGACAACGCCTTCTCCCTCGTCCGCCAGTGCCTGGCCGACCCGGCGCTGTCCGGCGGCGCCTTCAGCCTGGGCTACGCTGAAGCCTCCGCGGGACTTGCGTTCATCGCTGCCGCGGCCAACGCGCGGTCGAACTTCACGCGCGTGCCCTACGGCGACCAGGCCATCTTCCTGCGCCGGTCGGTTTTTCGGCAGCTCGGCGGTTTCCCGGCCCTGCCAGTCATGGAGGATCTGGAACTCATGACCAGACTGCGCCGACAGGGGCACGCCATCCGCATCCTGGCCTTCCCCGTGCGCACCTCGGGCCGCAGGCAACTGCGCGAAGGCCTCGTGCGCTGCACCCTGCGCAACCTTTTCCTGCGCCTGCTGTACCATCTCGGCGTTCCGGCCGAACTCCTGGCCGGCCTGTACCTCAGGCACGGAGGCTAG
- a CDS encoding HAD family hydrolase — MNTKRPAAVLFDMDGLLLDTEVTLKRIWQREAALLGFDLDDAHYAHLVGVPNVLCEQKLTQWFKDFPLDEFRRNWKAAREAERRTAAIPPKEGALEMVLWLEGQGVPMALATSSSREAVERNREAWPELFRFAATMTVEQVERPKPDPDIYHRASACLGVRAADCVVFEDSNPGMRAAIASGARAIMVPDLAVPEDDVRGGAAAMYPSLSRALLMREEWF; from the coding sequence ATGAACACCAAACGCCCCGCGGCCGTCCTCTTCGACATGGACGGCCTGCTTCTCGACACCGAGGTCACCCTCAAGCGGATCTGGCAACGCGAGGCCGCCCTGCTGGGTTTCGATCTCGACGACGCGCACTACGCCCATCTCGTGGGCGTGCCCAATGTGCTGTGCGAGCAAAAGCTCACTCAGTGGTTTAAGGATTTTCCCCTCGACGAGTTCCGGCGCAACTGGAAGGCGGCGCGCGAGGCAGAGCGCAGGACGGCGGCCATCCCGCCCAAGGAGGGCGCCCTGGAGATGGTGCTGTGGCTCGAAGGGCAGGGCGTGCCCATGGCCCTGGCCACGTCCTCGTCGCGCGAGGCCGTGGAGCGCAACCGCGAGGCCTGGCCCGAGCTCTTCCGCTTTGCGGCCACGATGACCGTCGAGCAGGTCGAGCGCCCCAAGCCGGACCCGGACATCTACCACCGGGCCAGCGCCTGCCTCGGGGTGCGCGCGGCGGACTGCGTCGTGTTCGAGGACTCGAACCCCGGCATGCGGGCGGCCATCGCGTCCGGCGCCCGGGCCATCATGGTCCCGGATCTGGCCGTGCCCGAGGACGACGTGCGCGGGGGGGCCGCGGCCATGTACCCGTCCCTGTCCCGGGCGCTGCTCATGCGGGAGGAATGGTTTTGA
- a CDS encoding translation initiation factor, which yields MSKDAYKTVYSTENTVCRKCGRPTCVCAAKSAKPAAAAGPVRVGRETKGRKGAGVTVVTGLSMSETQLRDLLSACKKRLGCGGTLRDGVLEFQGEHRDALLAHLAGLGIAAKKSGN from the coding sequence ATGTCCAAAGACGCCTACAAGACTGTCTATTCCACCGAAAATACCGTGTGCCGCAAATGCGGCCGACCGACCTGCGTCTGCGCCGCCAAGTCGGCCAAACCCGCCGCGGCCGCGGGGCCCGTGCGCGTCGGACGGGAGACGAAGGGTCGCAAGGGCGCCGGGGTCACCGTCGTGACCGGCCTGTCCATGAGTGAAACCCAACTTCGGGACCTGCTCTCGGCCTGCAAGAAGCGCCTGGGTTGCGGCGGCACCCTGCGCGACGGGGTGCTCGAGTTCCAGGGCGAGCACCGCGACGCCCTGCTGGCCCATCTCGCCGGTCTGGGCATCGCCGCCAAGAAATCGGGGAACTGA
- a CDS encoding NAD(P)/FAD-dependent oxidoreductase, whose amino-acid sequence MTNQRTSTTDTVHVEILVEPDRIGDAAHIRAHALAKAGRPDSDPAPVRVVRRSIDARARMPRFQLRVAVGGEERGASIFRPAPLGGKRAVVVGAGPGGYFAALTLLEAGIRPVLLERGRDVRSRLKDVKRIYSEGLIDPHSNYCFGEGGAGTYSDGKLYTRATKRGDVDRILDLFVSFGASEDIRVDAHPHLGSNVLPRLVRGMREAIVAAGGEIHFGAHVSDLLLDGGRVRGVRLAGGESVEGDAVILATGHSARDVYHLLQRQGVRIEAKPFALGVRIEHPQALVDRMFYHQSPRHPALPAASYRLACQTAERGVFSFCMCPGGFVVPASTAPGELVLNGMSLASRSAPFANAGLVAEVRPDDVAERDPLALLRFQASVEQDMFRAGDGTTQRAPAQRVPDFLAGRLSGVLGKTSYIPGVYAAPLHELLPGFVARALREGLSILGAKHKGFDSAEATLLAAESRTSSPVRIPRDRETLMHPEVSGLFPCGEGAGYAGGIVSAAMDGVAVAQAVLREMKK is encoded by the coding sequence TTGACGAATCAACGGACATCGACGACCGACACGGTTCATGTCGAGATCCTGGTCGAACCCGACCGGATCGGCGACGCCGCGCACATCCGCGCTCACGCCCTGGCCAAGGCCGGGCGCCCGGACAGCGACCCCGCGCCCGTGCGCGTGGTGCGCCGCTCCATCGACGCCCGCGCCCGCATGCCGCGCTTTCAGTTGCGCGTGGCCGTGGGCGGGGAGGAACGGGGCGCCTCGATCTTCCGGCCGGCTCCGCTTGGCGGGAAACGGGCGGTGGTGGTCGGGGCCGGGCCCGGCGGGTACTTCGCCGCCCTGACGCTTCTGGAGGCGGGCATCAGGCCCGTGCTTCTGGAGCGCGGCCGGGACGTGCGCTCGCGCCTCAAGGACGTGAAGAGGATCTATTCCGAAGGGCTCATCGACCCGCATTCCAACTACTGCTTCGGCGAGGGCGGGGCCGGCACCTATTCCGACGGCAAGCTCTACACCCGCGCCACCAAGCGCGGCGACGTGGACCGCATCCTGGACCTCTTCGTGTCCTTCGGGGCATCGGAAGACATCCGCGTGGATGCCCACCCGCATCTGGGCTCCAACGTCCTGCCGCGGCTCGTGCGGGGCATGCGCGAGGCCATTGTGGCCGCCGGCGGTGAGATTCATTTTGGGGCCCACGTGTCCGACCTCCTCCTCGACGGGGGTAGGGTGCGGGGCGTGCGCCTGGCGGGCGGGGAGAGCGTCGAGGGCGACGCCGTGATCCTGGCCACAGGGCATTCGGCCCGCGACGTCTACCATCTCCTGCAGCGGCAGGGTGTGCGCATCGAGGCCAAGCCCTTTGCCCTGGGCGTGCGCATCGAACACCCGCAGGCGCTGGTGGACCGCATGTTCTACCACCAGTCGCCGCGCCATCCGGCCCTGCCCGCGGCCAGCTACCGGCTGGCCTGCCAGACGGCCGAGCGGGGCGTCTTCTCTTTCTGCATGTGTCCGGGTGGGTTCGTGGTTCCGGCCTCCACGGCGCCGGGCGAACTGGTCCTGAACGGCATGAGCCTGGCCAGCCGCAGCGCGCCCTTCGCCAACGCCGGACTGGTGGCCGAGGTCCGGCCCGACGACGTAGCGGAACGCGATCCCCTGGCCTTGCTGCGGTTCCAGGCTTCGGTGGAGCAGGACATGTTCCGGGCCGGCGACGGGACGACGCAGCGCGCCCCGGCCCAGCGCGTGCCGGATTTCCTAGCCGGGCGGCTGTCCGGGGTCCTGGGCAAGACCTCCTACATCCCCGGGGTATACGCGGCCCCGCTGCACGAGCTGCTGCCCGGCTTCGTGGCCCGGGCCCTGCGCGAGGGCCTGTCCATCCTGGGCGCCAAGCACAAGGGCTTCGACAGCGCCGAGGCCACGCTTTTGGCCGCGGAGTCGCGCACGAGTTCGCCGGTGCGCATCCCGCGCGACCGCGAGACGCTCATGCACCCGGAGGTGTCCGGGCTTTTTCCCTGCGGGGAAGGGGCGGGTTATGCGGGGGGCATCGTCTCGGCGGCCATGGACGGGGTGGCGGTGGCGCAGGCGGTGCTGCGGGAGATGAAAAAATAG
- the ilvB gene encoding acetolactate synthase large subunit has protein sequence MFSMTGAQLTISLLERQGIRTIAGIPGGANLPLYDALSRSARIRHVLARHEQGAGFAAQGMARVTGRPAVCFATSGPGATNILTAIADAKLDSVPVVCITGQVPRAMIGTDAFQEVDTYGMSIPITKHNFLVREAADLLRVIPEAFAIAASGRPGPVLVDIPRDVQLETVTFESWPEPGEKDPAPAFFDADLESAVSMIDAARRPVLWVGGGVVASGAGREILELAERASMPVTSTLMGLTAVPHDHPLSMGMLGMHAQRHTNMAMEACDLIVAAGVRFDDRATGKVAEFCPQARVIHIDIDHSELEKLRPASVAILGDVGDVVRAILPKVSQAPRQEWLDYIAALKRAFPSCIPDKGGHATPQELIRRVGELCGDTAVVVTDVGKHQMWAAQSYPFQPGMSWLTSGGLGTMGFGLPTAIGAALAAPERKVVCVSGDGSLLMNIQEMATAAEQGADVTVVLLNNVCLGLVHQQQELFFKANYFSSLYEVNVDFPRIAQGFGWKTWDLAGAADPDAVLREALSHKGPALIHVPVDRDEKVWPMVPPGAANRTMLGGENHE, from the coding sequence ATGTTTTCCATGACCGGCGCGCAACTGACCATCAGCCTTCTCGAACGCCAGGGCATCCGCACCATCGCGGGGATTCCCGGCGGCGCAAACCTCCCCCTCTACGACGCCCTCTCGCGCAGCGCGCGCATCCGCCACGTCCTGGCCCGCCACGAACAGGGCGCCGGCTTCGCGGCCCAGGGCATGGCCCGGGTCACGGGCCGCCCGGCCGTGTGCTTTGCCACCTCCGGCCCCGGCGCGACCAACATCCTGACGGCCATCGCCGACGCCAAGCTCGACTCCGTGCCCGTGGTCTGCATCACCGGCCAGGTGCCCCGGGCCATGATCGGCACCGACGCCTTCCAGGAGGTGGACACCTACGGCATGAGCATCCCCATCACCAAGCACAACTTCCTGGTGCGCGAGGCCGCCGACCTCCTGCGCGTCATCCCCGAGGCCTTCGCCATCGCGGCCTCGGGCCGCCCCGGCCCGGTGCTCGTCGACATCCCCCGCGACGTGCAGCTGGAAACCGTGACGTTCGAGAGCTGGCCCGAGCCCGGCGAAAAGGACCCGGCTCCGGCCTTCTTCGACGCCGACCTGGAGTCGGCCGTGAGCATGATCGACGCCGCCCGGCGGCCCGTCCTGTGGGTCGGCGGCGGGGTGGTGGCCTCGGGCGCGGGCCGGGAGATCCTCGAACTGGCCGAGCGCGCGTCCATGCCCGTGACCTCGACCCTCATGGGCCTCACGGCCGTGCCCCACGACCACCCCCTGAGCATGGGGATGCTCGGCATGCACGCCCAGCGCCACACCAACATGGCCATGGAGGCCTGCGACCTCATCGTGGCCGCGGGCGTGCGCTTCGACGACAGGGCCACGGGCAAGGTGGCGGAGTTCTGCCCCCAGGCCCGGGTCATCCACATCGACATCGACCACAGCGAACTGGAAAAGCTTCGGCCCGCCTCGGTGGCCATCCTCGGCGACGTGGGCGACGTGGTGCGGGCCATCCTGCCCAAGGTCTCGCAAGCGCCTCGTCAGGAGTGGCTCGACTACATCGCGGCTCTCAAGCGCGCCTTCCCGTCGTGCATCCCGGACAAGGGCGGGCACGCCACGCCTCAGGAACTCATCCGCCGCGTGGGTGAGCTGTGCGGCGACACGGCCGTGGTCGTGACCGACGTGGGCAAGCACCAGATGTGGGCGGCCCAGAGCTACCCCTTTCAGCCCGGCATGTCCTGGCTGACCTCGGGTGGCCTGGGGACCATGGGCTTCGGCTTGCCCACGGCCATCGGCGCGGCTCTGGCCGCCCCGGAGCGCAAGGTCGTCTGCGTGAGCGGCGACGGGAGCCTGCTCATGAACATCCAGGAGATGGCCACGGCCGCCGAGCAGGGCGCGGACGTGACCGTCGTCCTGCTGAACAACGTTTGCCTGGGCCTCGTGCACCAGCAGCAGGAACTCTTCTTCAAGGCCAACTACTTCTCGTCCCTCTACGAGGTGAACGTCGATTTCCCGCGCATCGCCCAGGGCTTCGGCTGGAAGACCTGGGACCTGGCCGGAGCGGCGGACCCCGACGCCGTGCTGCGCGAGGCTCTGTCCCACAAGGGGCCGGCCCTCATCCACGTGCCCGTGGACCGCGACGAGAAAGTCTGGCCCATGGTCCCTCCCGGGGCCGCCAACAGAACCATGCTCGGAGGTGAGAACCATGAGTAG
- the ilvN gene encoding acetolactate synthase small subunit has product MSSPRTVLDVLVSNHPGVMSHVCGLFSRRAFNVEAILCLPLNGGGESRIWLLVNEDDRLEQMIRQMRKLQDVHDVRLRPAATETFARLGEVMAD; this is encoded by the coding sequence ATGAGTAGCCCGCGCACCGTCCTCGATGTCCTTGTCAGCAACCACCCCGGCGTCATGTCCCACGTCTGCGGGCTCTTCTCCCGGCGCGCCTTCAACGTCGAAGCCATTCTCTGCCTGCCCTTGAACGGCGGCGGCGAGAGCCGCATCTGGCTCCTGGTCAACGAGGACGACCGGTTGGAGCAGATGATCCGCCAGATGCGCAAGCTGCAGGACGTGCACGACGTGCGCCTGCGGCCCGCCGCGACGGAAACCTTCGCCCGCCTGGGAGAGGTCATGGCCGATTGA